Proteins encoded together in one Chitinophaga sp. LS1 window:
- a CDS encoding SusD/RagB family nutrient-binding outer membrane lipoprotein has translation MMKQFTYILLLGIILSSCTKNFQETNTNPNGTPEALPSQLMAPALVNTLTYNMLRNRNFNNELMQVTVNMSDAEGQVFRYDFRSTWSDYLYNGLYSELTNFKDMYTISSDELNYNKSYMGISLICQSWIYSILTDTYGDIPYFQSNLAKDSLIYEPRFDAQKDIYLDIFKKLDTANTLLSAGTAITGSSDPVYNGDVAKWRKFGNSLYLRLLLRVSAKSDSAILKIKDIVETNKSSYPIMTSNDESAILRWTGVGPYSSPYLAVREQDFRSPGIASFFIDNLSQWNDPRIDIPTYGTGGFNRWGIAPYSGSYQGVPSGYSPGENPVKKCYFYSNTSAVSLMTEPMTGMMMNYAELEFILAEAAAKGWISGSAETYYNTGALNSITQWIPTWPISITTWLAAADIEWLNDETLDQKMEKIHKQKYYALFLTDMQQWFEYRRTGHPELPKGAGLRNNGVMPARMTYPVYVQSTNPTNYKLAIASQGPDEISTQVWWQKP, from the coding sequence ATGATGAAGCAATTTACATACATACTTTTACTGGGTATCATTTTGAGTTCCTGTACGAAAAATTTTCAGGAGACGAATACGAACCCGAATGGTACGCCTGAAGCTTTGCCATCGCAATTGATGGCCCCGGCACTGGTGAATACCCTTACATACAACATGCTGCGTAACCGCAACTTTAACAATGAGCTGATGCAGGTGACGGTGAACATGAGTGATGCAGAAGGTCAGGTGTTCCGTTACGACTTTCGTTCAACCTGGTCAGATTATCTGTACAATGGTCTCTATTCTGAGTTGACCAACTTCAAGGATATGTATACCATATCCAGTGATGAGCTGAACTACAATAAATCTTATATGGGGATCTCGCTCATTTGTCAGTCATGGATCTATTCCATACTTACAGATACTTATGGGGATATTCCTTATTTCCAGTCTAACCTTGCAAAAGACAGCCTGATCTATGAGCCTCGCTTTGATGCGCAGAAGGATATTTATCTCGATATCTTCAAAAAACTGGATACAGCCAATACGTTGCTGAGTGCGGGTACGGCTATTACAGGTTCTAGTGATCCGGTGTACAATGGGGATGTAGCAAAGTGGAGGAAGTTTGGTAACTCACTTTACCTGCGTTTGTTATTGCGTGTGTCAGCAAAGTCGGATTCAGCAATTCTGAAAATTAAGGATATCGTGGAGACGAATAAAAGTAGCTATCCTATTATGACCAGCAATGATGAATCTGCGATATTGCGATGGACGGGTGTGGGGCCTTATTCATCACCTTATCTGGCAGTGAGGGAGCAGGATTTCCGTTCACCGGGTATCGCGAGTTTCTTTATTGATAATCTTTCTCAGTGGAATGATCCACGTATTGATATACCTACTTATGGTACGGGAGGTTTTAACAGGTGGGGGATCGCGCCTTATTCCGGTTCTTATCAGGGTGTGCCAAGTGGTTATTCACCGGGTGAGAATCCTGTGAAGAAATGTTATTTCTATTCCAATACATCGGCTGTTTCTCTCATGACAGAACCGATGACGGGGATGATGATGAACTATGCAGAGTTGGAATTTATACTGGCAGAAGCGGCGGCGAAAGGATGGATCAGTGGTTCGGCAGAGACGTATTATAATACAGGTGCGCTCAACAGCATTACACAGTGGATTCCTACCTGGCCTATATCCATCACCACCTGGCTGGCAGCGGCAGATATCGAGTGGCTGAATGATGAAACGCTGGATCAGAAGATGGAGAAAATACATAAGCAAAAGTATTATGCGTTGTTCCTGACGGATATGCAGCAGTGGTTTGAGTATCGTCGTACAGGGCATCCTGAATTACCAAAGGGTGCAGGGTTGCGGAATAATGGTGTGATGCCAGCCAGAATGACTTACCCGGTGTATGTGCAGTCTACCAATCCGACGAACTACAAGCTGGCGATAGCCAGTCAGGGACCAGATGAAATCAGTACACAGGTATGGTGGCAGAAACCGTAA
- a CDS encoding SusC/RagA family TonB-linked outer membrane protein has product MDKCTKKRGCPLGISYPKLSVWVLFFFVAWLTNINAQTIEKKLDLTVSNQPLKDVFQYIQKNSRYLINYSPNDVDANVRVSIKIYDATAKEILHVALANTGYVFTQTGNTFIVTRKPEDIVIRGRISDERGEPLVGVNVRIKSGNIGTISGTDGNYFLKIPGNNPTLVFSFIGYITRQVAVNESQKLDLQMAPDAKALNEVVVTTALGIKREEKGLGYATTVVKGEQLTNALSNNWTDALSGKVAGLNLVRSNAGPTGSNKIILRGENNLNGDNEALIVVDGVVINNGSGRRTGIDGETPYGTGSDNMPADYGTGLNDLNAEDIESVTVLKGPGAAALYGQRGANGAVIITTKAGTPHKRGLGVTFNSNESLEQVNRWPELQYEYGQGLDGAAYYSYGTSADGASTSGTSSAYGPKFDGQMFFQYDPVTQKVGTERTLWRPYTNQLQKFFQTGKTFTNSISVDGGTDKTTARFSFTNVNNDWIVPNTGYKRNTVAMSVNSKISDKLTISSKVNYTNKGSDNLPGSGYGNQSLMYWYIFWQPNANIDWLRDYWVKGQEGRAIKYPFSSYPENPFAVANEFINKTNRNGITGNVQATYNFTKELSLLVRTSIDFAYDQRAQERPYDAGAKLPKGSYRTQNIFSMEASSDFLLKYSKRINEDIEFSATAGGSTLTNNYNKDETRADSLTFPGIFTFSNAAGPLVTMPYRSKYAINSFYGMVTGSFRDYLFLDLTGRQDWTSTLATPDRTTNSGFFYPAANLSFVASEVLHMPKAINFAKVRFSASSVGSGGTTAYLTSYNYSSAGSLYNGGLSAPDLLTNPNLKPLRTITYEVGANVQFLNNRFGIDVAVYRGNTKDQHLKRVVDRASGYTQVLINAGDVRNEGIEIALNTTPVSVKNGFSWSSNVVFSANRNRIMSLADSSVVLRTGPVGGGQIVAKVGGSMGDLYGRGYQRAPDGQVIYDASTGVALLTEDVKYLGNILPKAKIGWTNDFRYKGFNLHLLFDAQYGGVSHSLTHYKMAEQGKLKETLPGRYNGIVGNGVVATTDGKYRKNDVIATDIDEYYRSHYGVDNAEGSVFRTDFIKFREARIDYTFSKGLVKRLGFQRATVGVYGRDLFIWSPWPMFDPEFGTLYGSDILQGFEIGQFPSTRTLGFNLVIGL; this is encoded by the coding sequence ATGGACAAATGTACAAAAAAGCGGGGATGCCCGTTAGGGATTTCCTACCCCAAACTTTCTGTATGGGTATTATTCTTCTTTGTAGCATGGCTGACCAACATCAATGCACAAACCATTGAAAAGAAGCTGGACCTCACGGTGAGCAACCAGCCTCTGAAAGATGTATTTCAGTACATCCAGAAAAATAGCCGTTATCTCATAAATTATAGTCCTAATGATGTAGATGCTAATGTACGGGTCAGCATTAAGATCTACGATGCCACAGCAAAGGAAATTTTGCATGTTGCCCTGGCAAATACAGGTTATGTATTCACGCAAACCGGCAATACATTTATCGTAACCCGCAAACCCGAGGACATTGTGATACGGGGGCGTATTTCAGACGAGCGGGGGGAACCGCTGGTGGGGGTGAATGTGCGTATTAAAAGCGGTAATATCGGCACTATTTCCGGTACGGATGGTAACTACTTCCTGAAGATACCCGGTAATAATCCTACACTCGTATTTTCCTTTATAGGTTATATCACCCGTCAGGTAGCGGTAAATGAATCACAGAAACTGGACCTGCAAATGGCCCCTGATGCCAAAGCACTGAATGAAGTGGTGGTAACAACGGCATTAGGTATTAAAAGAGAAGAAAAAGGGCTTGGTTATGCCACCACAGTGGTTAAAGGTGAACAGCTGACTAACGCCTTGTCTAACAACTGGACAGACGCCCTTTCCGGAAAAGTAGCAGGTCTTAACCTGGTTCGTTCCAATGCGGGACCTACAGGCTCTAACAAAATCATTCTTCGTGGTGAGAACAACCTGAATGGCGACAACGAAGCCCTCATCGTAGTAGATGGCGTGGTGATCAACAATGGTAGCGGACGCCGTACAGGTATAGATGGTGAAACACCCTATGGTACAGGTTCTGACAACATGCCTGCCGACTATGGCACAGGTTTGAACGACCTGAACGCTGAAGATATTGAATCGGTTACCGTGCTGAAAGGCCCCGGTGCTGCAGCGCTCTATGGTCAGCGTGGTGCAAATGGTGCGGTGATCATCACCACCAAAGCTGGTACGCCCCACAAAAGAGGGTTAGGTGTTACTTTCAATAGCAACGAATCGCTGGAACAGGTAAACCGTTGGCCGGAGTTGCAATATGAATATGGACAAGGTCTGGATGGTGCCGCTTATTATTCCTACGGTACATCTGCAGATGGCGCCAGCACCAGTGGTACCAGCTCTGCTTATGGCCCAAAGTTCGACGGACAGATGTTCTTTCAATATGATCCGGTTACGCAAAAGGTAGGCACAGAAAGAACGCTGTGGAGACCTTATACAAATCAGTTACAGAAATTCTTTCAGACCGGAAAGACTTTTACGAACAGCATTAGTGTAGATGGTGGTACGGACAAAACCACTGCGCGCTTTTCATTCACAAACGTGAACAACGACTGGATCGTGCCAAACACGGGTTACAAACGTAACACCGTTGCCATGTCTGTGAATTCAAAGATCAGTGACAAACTAACCATCTCTTCCAAAGTTAACTATACAAATAAAGGGAGTGATAACCTACCCGGTTCAGGTTATGGTAACCAATCGCTGATGTACTGGTACATCTTCTGGCAACCCAATGCAAATATCGACTGGTTGCGTGACTACTGGGTGAAAGGCCAGGAGGGTCGTGCTATTAAGTACCCTTTTAGCTCTTATCCTGAAAACCCGTTTGCCGTAGCAAATGAGTTCATCAACAAAACAAACCGTAACGGCATTACGGGGAATGTGCAGGCTACTTACAACTTCACCAAAGAACTGAGTTTACTGGTGAGAACATCCATTGACTTTGCTTATGACCAGCGTGCGCAGGAACGTCCGTATGATGCAGGTGCGAAACTACCAAAGGGAAGTTATCGTACACAGAATATCTTTTCTATGGAAGCAAGTAGTGACTTCCTGTTGAAATACAGCAAGCGCATAAATGAAGATATTGAATTCTCTGCTACAGCTGGTGGAAGCACCCTGACAAATAATTATAACAAAGATGAAACCCGTGCGGATTCACTGACATTCCCGGGTATCTTTACTTTCTCCAATGCAGCGGGTCCTTTGGTGACTATGCCCTACAGAAGTAAATATGCCATCAATAGTTTTTATGGTATGGTGACGGGTAGTTTCAGGGATTATTTATTCCTGGATCTTACCGGCAGACAGGACTGGACCAGTACGCTGGCTACACCTGACCGTACGACTAACTCCGGGTTCTTTTATCCTGCTGCCAACCTGAGTTTTGTAGCATCGGAAGTATTGCATATGCCCAAGGCGATCAACTTTGCAAAGGTACGCTTTTCTGCATCCAGCGTAGGTAGTGGTGGTACAACTGCTTACCTCACTTCGTACAATTATTCATCTGCGGGTAGTTTGTATAATGGTGGTTTGTCAGCGCCAGATCTGCTGACGAATCCGAACCTGAAGCCACTGCGTACCATTACCTATGAAGTAGGCGCGAATGTACAGTTCCTGAATAACAGATTCGGTATTGATGTAGCGGTGTACAGAGGTAATACAAAAGACCAGCACTTAAAGCGGGTGGTAGACCGTGCATCTGGTTATACACAGGTATTGATCAATGCGGGGGATGTGAGAAATGAAGGGATAGAAATCGCCCTTAACACAACACCTGTTAGTGTGAAGAATGGATTTTCGTGGAGTTCCAATGTGGTATTCTCTGCGAACCGTAACCGTATTATGAGTCTGGCCGATAGCTCTGTCGTATTGAGAACTGGCCCTGTAGGCGGTGGTCAGATCGTGGCGAAAGTAGGTGGTAGCATGGGCGACCTGTATGGTCGTGGTTATCAGCGTGCGCCGGATGGTCAGGTTATTTATGATGCCAGCACGGGAGTAGCACTGTTGACAGAAGATGTAAAATATCTTGGCAACATTCTGCCAAAAGCAAAGATCGGCTGGACGAACGATTTCAGGTATAAGGGTTTCAATCTGCACCTGCTTTTTGATGCACAATATGGTGGCGTATCGCACTCGCTTACACACTATAAAATGGCAGAGCAGGGTAAACTGAAGGAGACGCTGCCGGGCCGTTACAACGGCATCGTCGGTAATGGTGTAGTGGCGACCACTGATGGTAAATATCGTAAGAACGATGTGATCGCAACTGATATAGACGAATACTACCGTTCACACTATGGTGTAGACAATGCAGAAGGTAGTGTGTTTCGTACAGACTTTATCAAATTCAGAGAAGCACGTATAGACTATACATTCAGCAAGGGGTTGGTAAAAAGGTTGGGATTCCAGCGCGCCACAGTAGGTGTGTATGGTCGTGATCTGTTCATCTGGTCACCATGGCCGATGTTTGATCCTGAATTTGGTACCCTCTATGGTTCTGACATACTGCAGGGCTTTGAGATCGGTCAGTTCCCATCCACACGAACCCTCGGTTTTAATCTGGTAATTGGACTTTAA
- a CDS encoding FecR family protein gives MNISDIRHRLEDYQAGRLDAAGKQELQQALEGLSEQELSELFPVDAFVNNIAHQLPEAEIDTALTRFRHNRKPAVKLASLKLKPVLLKNVSRYAAIFVLLLGSSFLIRKGVLNWEQKAERRFRTMRIADGNHGSINLSDGSRVTINGGSTLYFPEEFEDSARIVYVEEGEAYFEIAKDAKRPFYVRSLQLNVKVLGTSFTVRDYKDEQTAIVNVNSGKIGLKGLVLSAGMGLTADKRNGTFIKEEIDTATTTAWIRGELIFQDAGLQQVLQVLQHKYAVHFDVKDATLFKRKYTATFRNNTIENIMQQLKLMSSFQYTITDNQIVIR, from the coding sequence ATGAATATTTCCGACATCAGACACAGACTGGAAGACTATCAGGCAGGCAGATTGGACGCCGCCGGTAAGCAGGAATTGCAGCAGGCATTAGAAGGTCTGTCTGAACAGGAATTGTCGGAACTATTTCCCGTAGATGCATTTGTAAATAATATAGCACATCAGTTGCCCGAGGCAGAAATTGATACAGCACTGACTCGCTTCCGGCATAACAGGAAACCGGCTGTAAAACTGGCTTCATTAAAATTAAAACCTGTTTTGTTGAAAAATGTCAGCCGTTACGCCGCCATCTTTGTGTTATTATTGGGGAGTAGTTTTTTAATACGCAAAGGGGTATTAAACTGGGAGCAAAAAGCAGAGCGCCGCTTTAGGACAATGCGTATAGCAGATGGTAATCACGGGTCCATCAACTTGTCTGATGGGAGTCGGGTGACTATTAATGGCGGATCCACCTTGTATTTTCCGGAAGAATTTGAAGATAGCGCACGTATAGTATATGTAGAAGAAGGAGAGGCTTATTTTGAAATTGCCAAAGACGCCAAACGACCATTCTATGTAAGGTCACTACAACTCAATGTAAAGGTATTAGGGACGTCTTTTACCGTCAGGGATTATAAAGATGAACAGACTGCCATCGTAAACGTAAATAGCGGTAAAATCGGCTTAAAAGGACTCGTTTTGAGCGCCGGTATGGGATTGACCGCAGATAAGAGAAACGGGACATTTATAAAAGAGGAAATTGACACTGCCACTACAACCGCCTGGATCAGGGGAGAATTAATTTTCCAGGATGCAGGTTTACAACAGGTCTTACAGGTATTACAGCATAAGTACGCTGTTCACTTTGATGTGAAGGATGCCACCTTATTTAAAAGGAAATACACTGCCACATTCCGGAATAATACGATCGAAAACATCATGCAGCAGTTAAAATTGATGAGCAGTTTCCAGTACACAATTACAGACAATCAAATAGTTATCAGGTAA
- a CDS encoding sigma-70 family RNA polymerase sigma factor: MMRSNSENTAAIFDRIFKETWSGTVAYLIKISNNNELAEDLAQEAYLKAWQKFHLLPEEETEIARYILVIARNCFLDHLKVALRERKQHDAYKVSFPESGHFSPAMTVIEAKEQQQIVNHTINNHEETVRRYYLLNREYGLTYKEIALQEGVSEKTVERYIGRVLRSLRSRLATIFFTW; this comes from the coding sequence ATGATGCGTTCCAATTCTGAAAATACTGCTGCAATTTTCGACAGGATCTTTAAAGAGACCTGGTCGGGCACTGTTGCATATCTTATAAAAATAAGTAATAATAATGAACTAGCCGAAGATCTGGCGCAGGAAGCCTACCTGAAAGCCTGGCAAAAATTCCACCTGCTTCCTGAAGAAGAAACTGAAATAGCACGTTATATCCTTGTCATCGCCCGTAATTGTTTTCTTGATCATCTGAAAGTTGCGCTTCGGGAACGTAAACAGCACGATGCGTATAAGGTGAGTTTCCCTGAATCCGGACATTTCTCTCCGGCTATGACTGTTATAGAAGCTAAAGAACAGCAGCAAATCGTTAATCATACCATTAATAATCACGAAGAAACGGTTCGCCGTTATTACCTGCTTAATCGCGAGTACGGATTGACTTACAAGGAAATCGCCCTGCAGGAAGGGGTGTCTGAAAAAACTGTAGAACGGTATATAGGTAGAGTACTTCGCTCGCTTCGTTCACGTCTGGCTACTATCTTTTTTACCTGGTAA
- a CDS encoding ROK family protein produces the protein MAETGHILAIDVGGSHIKCTILNDKGEWQMEYKRVKTPEAATPESVLSTIQGLVQGMPEYDKISVGFPGYVRNGIVYTAPNLGNPNWKNIDLGQRIADLLNKPVRLVNDADQLGLGVVSGKGYELAVTLGTGFGTAVLIDGYLLPHLELAHHPLTKEHDYDEYIGNKALEKEGLEKWNKRMERVMEVLKVVFNYDRLYLGGGNADKISFKLDKNVILFTNKDGIKGGAKLWEMEDKYHISTNFPKNKQ, from the coding sequence ATGGCAGAGACAGGACATATTTTAGCGATTGATGTGGGTGGGTCGCATATCAAATGTACGATCCTCAATGATAAAGGGGAATGGCAGATGGAGTATAAGCGGGTAAAAACGCCGGAGGCAGCCACCCCCGAGAGTGTGTTAAGTACCATACAGGGTTTGGTACAAGGCATGCCGGAATATGATAAGATCTCTGTTGGATTTCCAGGGTATGTAAGGAATGGTATCGTGTATACGGCACCGAACCTGGGAAATCCGAACTGGAAGAATATTGATTTGGGACAGCGTATTGCGGATTTGCTGAATAAACCGGTGAGACTGGTAAATGATGCGGATCAGCTGGGACTGGGTGTTGTAAGTGGCAAGGGGTATGAGCTGGCGGTAACACTGGGAACTGGGTTTGGAACAGCGGTTTTGATTGATGGGTATTTACTGCCGCACCTGGAACTGGCACATCACCCCTTGACGAAGGAGCATGATTATGACGAATATATAGGCAATAAGGCGTTGGAAAAAGAAGGGTTGGAAAAGTGGAATAAGCGGATGGAACGGGTGATGGAGGTGCTGAAAGTTGTGTTTAATTACGATCGGTTGTATTTGGGAGGGGGAAATGCGGATAAGATTAGTTTTAAACTGGATAAGAATGTGATATTGTTTACGAATAAAGATGGGATTAAAGGAGGGGCGAAATTGTGGGAGATGGAGGATAAGTATCATATCAGTACTAATTTTCCCAAAAATAAACAGTAA
- a CDS encoding DUF4280 domain-containing protein, with translation MLTIITDTARMKCDKGAAPAVLKVTSQSYVYIEDKLVATEKDKGANTNIPPFGVCSVTQKPCMPKPTAWMDTTVLDVIGSDKELTDKSYCMCGLGGKISFASTGQNGFAATEE, from the coding sequence ATGCTTACAATTATTACAGATACCGCCCGGATGAAGTGTGATAAGGGTGCGGCACCAGCTGTGCTAAAGGTCACCAGTCAGTCGTATGTGTATATAGAAGATAAGCTGGTGGCGACGGAGAAGGATAAAGGAGCGAATACGAATATACCGCCGTTTGGGGTGTGTAGTGTAACGCAGAAGCCGTGTATGCCGAAGCCTACGGCGTGGATGGATACGACGGTATTGGATGTGATTGGATCAGATAAGGAATTGACAGATAAATCGTATTGTATGTGCGGGTTGGGTGGAAAGATTTCTTTTGCATCGACAGGGCAAAATGGTTTCGCTGCTACTGAAGAATAG
- a CDS encoding type VI secretion system Vgr family protein, which translates to MSLHTQTSFSIDGNLFSSFHSLNLYQQIRGHHSFEILISYDWLNKLGKGLFNASKNFLGKEIKISIKPADPLSTAQPLIFDGIVTGINAGKENDGTNGFCVIRGFSPDILLENDPHIATFERRPLSDIIDTVLKSGGPLMPPLSVKPNNTASLKYIVQYKETAYTFVSRLAARYGEWFFYDGQQLIFGQYKNRQTELIHQVNLLDFDLALDVKPNNLKLNGYDYRQESVVNNDTQSQAGSGTNQYSTHVQEVSKQLYSKPSLYKMNYGFSSSAQSQVDDLTTLQYKGKAASMVVMKGRSNETSLRIGDLITVRENFLSTEDHGQFLITSLQHSCTDNGLYVNTFEAIPADTAVPYIDLHAIPYCEPQSATVIENHDPKGLGRVKVRFRWQESGTTPWIRVLNAHSGSDKGIYFMPEKGEEVWVDFEGGNPEAPFVTGTTYNGTAKTGFGDAQNNLKVIKTRSGHVIRLDDTDGSESITITDKNSNVIYLNTSTSSIEITAPENMTLNARNMNINVGEQMEMNVGGQLLMNVMKAMVVNTPLMTQMIADFLHMQAGKALFNSKDEIKIEAQQLYAAGQSQIMLHSDEKILANSKGELHMKGEQGNKHYNKADTYETAKPEIPAKVIVSFRPKSGWTGEYGFDWLRIKDTSIVGDVEYKKIVGSYGSVYATQSGAVFTQSDAKFNTLKTTRYSPALIPWKKEADGKTTAEYYQSWLCLFPGGKSYNNTKATVQLLVEVDEEPEKIELLFKDEFIKCDKKEITPKSKGSHKLELTVECLKESDADQEIKVMAYTKKADGTLDTPKLAGKLIVVKNKVRYKANVVFVKVKTKFGTSVNTGKTTGEKAFLEKYMNQGLILLNLVEEELDMTADAAIKTNALTTASGSTAVNAYPGGKQIHDSLETAFNAKHATYKDYYKVFFFDEEGGYMAGSNYQGLNGGAKDIVAKSVVLFNTHNTATTTHELLHAMGLYHTFDNSGSHVFKIGETENIMDYSHQYGKTRISTWKWQWEKVRANVGKE; encoded by the coding sequence ATGTCTTTACATACCCAAACTTCATTCTCCATTGATGGGAACCTGTTTTCCTCATTTCATTCACTCAATCTGTACCAGCAAATCAGAGGACATCATTCATTTGAAATTCTCATTAGCTACGATTGGTTGAATAAGTTAGGAAAAGGTCTGTTCAACGCCAGTAAGAACTTTCTTGGCAAAGAAATCAAAATCAGCATCAAACCCGCGGATCCATTGAGCACTGCTCAACCATTGATTTTTGATGGCATTGTTACCGGTATCAATGCCGGCAAAGAAAACGATGGTACCAACGGTTTCTGTGTGATCAGAGGTTTCAGCCCCGATATTTTGCTGGAAAACGATCCCCACATCGCTACATTTGAGCGCCGTCCGCTCAGCGACATCATTGATACTGTGCTTAAATCAGGGGGCCCACTCATGCCGCCGTTATCGGTCAAACCCAATAACACAGCGTCGCTCAAGTACATTGTTCAATACAAGGAAACCGCTTACACCTTTGTGTCCCGCCTCGCGGCACGCTATGGTGAATGGTTCTTTTACGACGGGCAACAACTCATTTTCGGGCAGTACAAAAACCGGCAAACTGAATTAATCCACCAGGTGAATTTACTGGATTTTGACCTGGCACTGGATGTAAAGCCAAACAACTTAAAACTGAATGGCTATGACTACCGCCAGGAATCTGTGGTGAACAATGACACGCAATCACAGGCTGGCAGTGGTACGAATCAATACAGCACCCATGTGCAGGAGGTGAGCAAACAGCTCTATAGCAAACCCTCGCTGTACAAAATGAACTATGGCTTTAGCAGTAGTGCCCAGTCGCAGGTAGACGATCTGACTACCTTGCAGTATAAAGGCAAAGCCGCCAGCATGGTGGTGATGAAAGGCCGCTCCAATGAAACGTCTTTAAGAATTGGGGATTTGATTACGGTGAGAGAAAACTTTCTATCTACCGAAGATCATGGACAATTCCTTATTACTTCATTGCAACATTCCTGTACGGATAATGGTCTTTATGTAAATACATTCGAAGCCATTCCTGCGGATACGGCTGTACCGTACATAGACCTGCATGCCATTCCATATTGCGAGCCACAAAGCGCCACCGTGATTGAGAACCATGACCCCAAAGGTCTGGGCCGTGTAAAGGTTCGGTTTCGCTGGCAGGAGAGCGGTACAACTCCCTGGATACGTGTGCTGAATGCACACAGCGGTTCGGACAAAGGTATTTACTTCATGCCTGAAAAAGGGGAGGAGGTATGGGTAGACTTTGAAGGAGGGAATCCCGAAGCACCTTTTGTAACAGGTACCACGTACAATGGTACGGCAAAGACAGGTTTTGGTGATGCGCAGAATAACCTGAAGGTGATCAAAACCCGCAGTGGCCATGTCATTCGTCTGGATGATACGGATGGTAGTGAAAGCATTACTATCACTGACAAAAACAGTAATGTCATTTACCTAAATACCAGCACATCCAGCATCGAAATCACTGCGCCGGAGAACATGACGCTGAATGCCCGCAACATGAACATCAATGTGGGTGAGCAAATGGAGATGAACGTAGGCGGACAGCTGCTCATGAATGTGATGAAAGCAATGGTCGTGAATACGCCACTCATGACGCAGATGATTGCTGACTTCCTGCACATGCAGGCGGGCAAGGCGCTATTCAATTCAAAAGATGAAATCAAGATAGAAGCCCAGCAACTTTATGCCGCAGGCCAGAGCCAGATCATGCTGCACAGCGATGAGAAGATCCTGGCAAATAGTAAAGGTGAGTTGCACATGAAAGGTGAGCAGGGCAATAAACACTATAATAAAGCAGATACTTACGAAACAGCAAAACCGGAAATTCCGGCTAAAGTGATTGTAAGCTTCCGCCCAAAAAGTGGGTGGACAGGAGAGTATGGCTTTGACTGGTTGCGTATCAAAGATACCAGCATTGTGGGTGATGTAGAATATAAAAAGATTGTAGGTAGCTATGGCAGTGTCTATGCCACCCAGTCTGGCGCTGTGTTTACACAAAGCGATGCTAAATTTAATACACTGAAAACTACCCGTTACAGTCCGGCACTCATTCCATGGAAGAAGGAAGCGGATGGTAAAACGACGGCGGAATACTACCAGTCATGGTTATGCTTATTCCCCGGTGGTAAGAGTTATAATAATACGAAAGCTACTGTGCAGTTGCTTGTAGAAGTAGATGAAGAGCCGGAAAAAATAGAGCTGTTATTCAAGGATGAATTTATCAAATGCGATAAAAAGGAGATCACACCAAAGAGTAAGGGTAGTCATAAACTGGAACTGACAGTAGAATGTTTGAAAGAATCAGATGCAGATCAGGAAATAAAAGTGATGGCTTATACTAAGAAAGCAGATGGTACTTTGGATACGCCTAAGCTGGCCGGAAAATTGATTGTTGTCAAAAACAAAGTACGTTATAAAGCAAATGTGGTTTTTGTGAAAGTGAAGACCAAATTTGGGACAAGTGTAAATACAGGCAAGACCACCGGAGAAAAGGCTTTTCTGGAAAAATATATGAATCAGGGTTTAATTTTATTGAACCTGGTAGAAGAAGAACTGGATATGACGGCAGATGCAGCTATCAAAACGAATGCATTGACCACGGCTTCCGGTTCCACTGCTGTGAATGCTTATCCGGGAGGTAAGCAGATCCACGATTCACTGGAAACGGCCTTCAATGCAAAGCATGCTACTTACAAAGACTATTACAAAGTATTCTTCTTTGATGAAGAAGGCGGGTATATGGCCGGAAGCAATTACCAGGGCCTGAATGGTGGCGCCAAAGATATAGTGGCGAAGAGTGTAGTGCTCTTCAATACCCATAATACTGCTACGACCACCCACGAATTGCTGCATGCAATGGGACTGTATCACACGTTTGACAATAGTGGCAGTCATGTGTTTAAGATTGGTGAAACTGAGAATATCATGGACTATTCGCACCAATATGGCAAGACGCGTATCAGTACCTGGAAGTGGCAGTGGGAGAAGGTGAGAGCGAATGTAGGAAAAGAATAA